One Sediminibacillus dalangtanensis genomic region harbors:
- a CDS encoding NETI motif-containing protein, with translation MAKKKSKSSRKPSGKTNSKRKFEILEGETIDQCLDRIAKEGYTPIRRTEEPIFEEVNEKGETSYQPVDRTIIFEAVPVKHER, from the coding sequence AGCAGGAAGCCATCCGGCAAAACGAACAGTAAACGAAAGTTTGAAATATTGGAGGGCGAGACCATCGATCAGTGCCTGGATCGGATTGCAAAAGAAGGGTACACCCCAATCAGGAGGACAGAGGAACCCATTTTCGAAGAGGTCAATGAGAAAGGAGAAACCAGCTATCAGCCGGTAGATCGAACGATTATATTTGAAGCTGTCCCTGTCAAACACGAACGATAA
- the purE gene encoding 5-(carboxyamino)imidazole ribonucleotide mutase produces the protein MALVGVIMGSISDWETMEHTCSMLEELEISYEKQVISAHRTPDDMFAYAESAKEKGLKVIIAGAGGAAHLPGMVAAKTTLPVIGVPVQSKSLDGMDSLLSIVQMPGGVPVATVAIGKAGAKNAGLLAAQMIGAFDDQTASRLEAYQAAQRKKVAEMRDQLADK, from the coding sequence ATGGCACTAGTTGGGGTTATCATGGGAAGTATTTCGGACTGGGAGACGATGGAGCATACCTGCAGCATGCTGGAAGAACTGGAAATCAGCTATGAGAAACAGGTTATCTCGGCCCATCGGACGCCGGATGACATGTTCGCCTACGCCGAATCGGCGAAGGAAAAAGGCTTGAAAGTCATCATTGCCGGTGCCGGCGGTGCCGCTCATCTGCCTGGCATGGTAGCCGCAAAAACCACCCTGCCAGTCATTGGCGTTCCAGTACAATCGAAATCGTTAGACGGCATGGACTCCCTGTTGTCTATCGTGCAAATGCCTGGCGGTGTGCCAGTCGCCACCGTGGCAATCGGCAAGGCAGGCGCTAAAAATGCCGGACTGCTTGCCGCGCAAATGATCGGGGCTTTTGATGACCAGACAGCCAGCAGACTGGAGGCTTATCAAGCAGCACAACGAAAAAAAGTTGCAGAAATGAGGGATCAGCTTGCAGACAAGTAG